The genomic window TTCATCCAGAGTTAGGTATAAAAAAGGCACTTTATACTCCCTCATAACCCTGTGCTCCAGGAGTTCTCCGATTAGAGAGTCGGGACCGCATCCAAAAGATGCCACATGTATGATACCATCGATTTTTTTATTTTCCAAAAAATAATAGGCGCATCCAAGAATATTTTTACCCAGTGTCCAGAACATGTCCTTTGGTAAGTTTTTTTGTTCCCTGGACAATATTTTTTTCATTTATCATTTCATATGTTATTATCTTTGCATTTATTTTCCGCAATTTTGTTATCAAATCCATACTTATAAAGTTATCATAAAGATTGTATGGATGCCCTAATAATAAACCGTAAAACCGGGTTCGGTTTGTTTTTTATACACTTGAAATTTTTCTGAGTTAAAATCTCATAGGGAGTAATCCTGTGTTTCCTGATGTAATTTTTATATGATGAAAAACTTTTACATGCCACAATATAGGCCTTCAAACTTCCCACCGCGTTTTATTCAGATTCTTTCCTATTTCAAAAAAATGTTCTAATATACGGGACTTTTTGTTATAAAGATCAAGTTTTATGTCTATTACAGGCGGTAAATCAGGCAGGTTATATTTTATCATATCAGGTAAGCCAAGAAATTTGGGGCAAATATATTCTCCCGGTTCAATACTTATTATTCTGGGAATGAATATGGTATCGGCCTTATGGGCAAGGTCCATCACATGGCCATGAAATAGCTTCACCGGAAGGCATGCATCATCCACAGTAACTTCAACGCCCTTTTTTAATATTTGTTTGTTTGTCGGATTTGATAAAACAACCTCCTGTCCTAACGCTTTAAAAAAACTCTCCCATAGTGGATAATAATGATAAAAAAATAATGCTCTGGGAATTCCAATTTTCATGATAGTAAATACACCTCATAATATTTTTCGTTACCTATTGTTTCCATTTTTTTATTTTTATTTCCCCTTTCCTTGCTTCTTACTTCAGGAATCGGCTTTCTGAGAATTACCGTAGATAACGCTTTAAAATCCAGCGGAAATAACGGCCACAAATAGGAATCATTGTTAATTGATTTTGTTGAAATAAAAATCGATAATGTTATGATTATACCGACTAAAAAACCGGGCAGGGAAAAAAGGCCTGTAAGTATCAATATCATTAGCCTGAATAATCTCACAGCCAGGGAAAACTCGATACTTGGCGTTGCAAAAGTGCCAATAGCAGTTATTGCTACGTACAAAATAGTTTCCGGGGAAAAAAGGCCGATTTCAACAGCAAACTGGCCAAGCATTATAGCACCCAGCAATCCAAGAGAAGTGGCAAGAGCATTTGGTGTATGGATCAGCGCTATCCTGATTAAGTCCAGGCCAATTTCAAGGAGCAAAAACTGTATAAATAAAGGGAATGGCAGCTGCCTTTTTAGGTCCTATAAATTCCAGCCATGATGGCAGCATTGTCTTGTTTAAAACCAGGACCAGCCAGAGGGGAGGCAGTATCAATGACAATAATATCCCCAGTGTCCTGACCCATCGGAGATATGTCCCCACCAGCGGGTTTTGATAGTAATCTTCGGCATGTTGGATAAAATTGAATAAATTAGCAGGCAATATCATAACGCTCGGTGAAGTATCTACCATGACCGCCACATATCCCTCCAGCAAGTGTGCAGCCACCACATCGGGCCTTTCGGTAAAACGTGCCCGTGGAAGCGGGTTCCAATTTTTCCCCCAGTATGAATTCCTCCAGGCTTTTTTCAGCCATTACCAGGTCATCGGTCTTAATGGATTTTATTTTTGTTTTGATATTTTCTACCAGGGAAGGGTCGCATTTATCCTTTATATATGACACCACTATGTCTGTCTTGGTTCTAAGACCGACTTTGAGGATTTCATTGCGCAGCGAAGGGTCTCTCAAACGCCGCCTTACCAGAGCCGTATTAAAAACTACTGTCTCCACCAGGCCATCCCTTGGTCCTCTGGTTACCCTTTCAAGGTCGGGTTCTTCAGGATTTCTCACAGGGTATTCTCGGGCGTCAATTATAATTGCCTCGTTTTCTCCATCAATCAGTAAAGCCAGGGGGCCCGCCAGAACATTGTCAACTACCTCTTCAAGTGTAGATACGGATTCCACTTCAATATAACCTATACTGGTCTTGATTAAACTTTCTATATCGTCGATTTTTAAATCTTTACGCTTTAATTTCATAAGCGAGTCCAGTATCCTGAGCATTACCTGGTCCTTTACTAATCCATCTATAAAAAGCAGAAAGGCATTTTTTTCTGCAACCTTTAAGGGCCTTGAAATAACATCAAAACTCTCTCCTACTCCCAATTTTTCCGAAAGAAAATTAAGATTTTCTTTTAAATTTTTTGATATATCCACCATGTCACTTCCCTGCAAAGAAAAATAAGAAAATAATCAACCTGAAAATAGCCGTTTTTATCATCATGACAGGCCATGGTCTTTTGTAAGCGGCCATGGGGTTAATTAAATCGATCCAGAATATGTTGCTATGTTTTAATAATCCCGCACCGGTAATCAATAAAAAAGTTGGTCCGAGCAGTTGTAAAAACTCTTTATCTCCAGGGGACCAAACGATAGACGAAAAAATACCCCCTGCAATGACCTCGGTAACTCCATAGTGAAAGGCAGTAGTAATACATATAGAAAAAACTAGCTCCATCACGGAAATGACAAGAACTATAAACCAGTACCGGGGGCTTACGATTAAAATTGTAAGAAGTATGCCTGTTATGTCTAAAAACATTTTTTTCTCCTTTATAATGGATAGGAAAGTAAAAATGTTCCTTAATAAATGGCTTTCCGTAATGCATTTCAAAAAAGCTACTACTGTTTAATTGCTTTAAATGAAAGCTTTTTTACTTGGATTTGGGATTAAAAAGAACTGCCATTAAATATCCAAATACCACCGCAGCTGTTATTCCGGCAGCAGCAGATGTAAGGCCTCCTGTAAATATTCCTAAGAAGCCCCGCTTATTTACATCTTCAATTACACCGGTCACCAGAGTATGGCCAAAACCGGTAAGCGGTATAGTGGCCCCTGCCTTCCCTATTTCTACAAGAGGTTGATAAAGTCCCAAACCGCTTAGAACAGCCCCTAGAGTCACAAATAAAACCAGAATATGGGCAGGAGTTAATTTGGTTGCATCCATAAGAATCTGGCCTACAGCACAAATTAATCCGCCTATTAAAAATGCCATAACATAATCCATTTTTAAATCTCCTCTAAACTAAAGGTTTTCAATAGCTACTGCATGGGCAATACAGGGGATGGTTTCACCCTGCTGTGTGCTGGTGGTGCTTAAAAGTGCACCTGTCGCCACCAGTAAAATTCTGTTGTATTTACCTTTTATCATCTCTTTATAAAGGTACCCGCATGTCACTACCGCTGCACAAGCACATCCACTGCCGCCGGCATGGACATCCTGTTCAGGTCTGAAAATCATCAGCCCGCAATCGGAAAATTTATTTGACACATCAAAACCTTTTTGTTTTATAAGTTCTTCCGCAATATCCTTTCCAACGCTGGCCAGGTCTCCGGTAATAATCAGGTCATAGTCATCGGGGGTCCTATTTGTATCATTGAAATGGCGCACTATGGTATCCACAGCGGCCGGTGCCATAGCAGTACCCATATCATTTGGGTTTGCTTCGCCCATATCTATGACTTTACCGGTAGTGACATATGTTATTCTAGGGTTTTGTGGTCTGGATGATATCACGGCAGCTCCGGCCCCGGTGACGGTCCATTGGGCTGTAGGTGGCCTTTGATTCCCGAGTTCTAGAGGAAATCTGTACTGCCTTTCGGATGTGCAGTAATGGCTTGAAGATGCCACCACCAGGTTGTCTGCGAATCCTCCATCTACAATTATGGACCCAAGGCCCAGCCCTTCAGCCATGGTGGAGCAAGCACCGTATATGCCGAAAAATGGTAAACCGAGTTCTCTGGCGGCAAAGCCCGCTGATATGATCTGGTTCAGGAGGTCTCCCGCAATAAAATACTCTATGCTTGAATAGGGGACATTGCTGTTTTTAATGGCCATTTCTACTACTTCTTTTAACATTTTCCTTTCGGCCTTTTCCCAGCTTTTTTCTTTGTATATATTATCATTTAAATAAGGTCAAAATAATCTTTTAATGGGCCCTGGCCTCCTTAGGTCCTACGATGGAAGAGGCGGCAATGATTGAAGGGGGATTTTGAAATTTGATTGTCTGAAAACCCATTTTTTTACCTGCCAAGATAGTTCCTCCTAGAGCTTTAATATATAATAAATCAAACCTACAATTACCGCCGAACACATACCATATACAAGTACAGGCCCTGCTACCACAAACATTTTAGCCGCTACTCCAAACACATAGCCTTCTCTCTTAAATTCCATGGCGGGTGATACAATAGAATTGGCAAAACCCGTAATTGGCACGATAGAACCCGCTCCAGCCCTCTTGCCTATTTTATCGTAAACTCCAAGGCCGGTAAGAAAAGCTCCTAAAAATACCATGATGGCAGACGTGGGGGCTCCGGCTTCTTTTGGACTCAATCCCCTGGAAATAAAAAAATTCATTATTCCCTGGCCTATAACACAAATCAACCCACCCACCACAAAAGCCATCATGATATTTTTTAAATAGGGCGGCTTTGGCCTTTTTTGTTTAACAAAATTTTGATAATCCTGTTGCTCCCTGGTAAGTTTTTTCATTTATACCTTCCTTTATTTTTTGGTTTAAAAACGAGCACTTACGTGCCCGTTTTCTAAGCTTCAGTTGAACCATCTACCTTAAAGGCAATTGCTACATCGGCTTTATACTCTACAATTTTCCCATTCTGGACGTTGGCAGTGTTATTTAAAACTTCCACTCCCGAAATATTTCTAATGGTCTTGCTGGCATCCTTAACTGCATTTTCTACGGCTTCCTGCCAGCTATTTTTGATTCGCCTACCACTTCCACAACTTTTACAGTCATAAAATATAACCTCCTTCATCTGAAGTTACAATTTTATTTTTTCCCGTTATATAATCGTTATTCTCTAAATGCAATACAAGTTTGGCGCTTTTTGGCACTTTATTATAATAAATACTTTTTACTATTAAAAAGCTGGAAACAGCGAATAACATCGCAATCAATATTATTATGGTTATTCTTTTTCGGATTAACTCATTTCATGATTCACCTCTTGTTTATTATTGTGTGACACGGAAATTTTTATACAAAAAAAAGCCTTTATTACGGCTTTTACTTTTTTAAGAAATTAACTCTCTTATTTTATTTAGAATCTTTTTTTTCCATTCTTGATACCTGGACCTGGGTTATTTTCAATAATTTGGCAACTTCCATCTGAGTTTTGTCTTTGAAATACCTTAAAATAATAATCTGTCTTTCTTCTTTGCTTAATTTGGATAAAGCCTCTTTTAATGCGATCCTGTCCAGCCACTGGCTTTGATGGATTTCATCGACATCAATCTGGTCAATATAGTATATTGGAGAACCATCGTCCTGAAAAGCTACATCATTTAATGAAACGGGTGCCTGGGAAGATTCCATGGCCATTACCAGTTCCTCAGGCGAAATATTAATTTCTTCCGCCAGTTCATTGATGGTAGGCTCCCTGTCAAGAGCTTTAGTCAGGGCTTCTTTGGCTTTCTGAGCCTTGACCGACAGTTCCTTCAGAGACCTGGCAACCTTGACAGGCCTATCATCTCTTAAAAATCTACGAATTTCCCCCATAATCATGGGAACGGCATATGTAGAAAACTTTACATTATAAGAAAAATCAAACTTATCTATTGCTTTCAAAAGGCCTATACTACCAATTTGAAACAAATCTTCCGGTTCATAACCCCTGTTATTAAACCTTTTACGATACTCCATACAAGACCCAGGTTGAGTGAAACCAACTCATCCTTGGCTTTGTTGTCCCCCTGCTTGGCTTTTTTTAACAGCTCCATAGAATCATTCGGGTTCATAGGCATTACCTCGAATACTTGCTATCTTTAATATTTTTAGTCATCCTTACCAATGTTCCCGAACCGGGTGAGGATTCTACTTCCAGTTCATCCATAAAGTTCTCCATAATGGTAAAACCCATTCCCGATCTGTCTTGTTCCGGTTTTGAGGTCCACAGGGGCTGCCTTGCCTTTTCTATGTCTTCTATTCCCTTTCCCCAGTCCTGTACCACAATTTCAATCCTGCCATCATAAAGCTTTGCCTGAATCCTGATTATACCGGGCTTGTCCTCATAACCGTGGATTATAGAATTTGTTACAGCCTCCGATACGGCAGTTTTTATATCAGCCAGTTCATCCAGAGTGGGGTCTAACTGAGATGCAAAGGCCGCAATAACTATCCTTGAAAATGCTTCATTTTCAGATTTACTTAAAAAATCAAGCTGCATTTCATTTAATAATTCCATAAAATCACTCCCTACAATTTTTCCATGGCTTCTTTCTCATCATTGTAACACGGTATTATACTAAAAAGACCGGACATTTCAAATATTCTTCTTATCTGACTATTCAAGTTAGAGACTCCTACCATGCCACCGATCTTTTGCAGTGCCTTGTAACGCCCTATTATCATACCAACTCCGGAACTATCCATAAAAGTAACATTTTTAAAATTAAACAATATCTTTTTAATTGAGGTCTTTTGGATAATGTTTTCTATCTGGATTTTTATCATATGGGATGTGTGATGATCAAGCTCTCCTTTCAAATTTACTATCATCATGTCCTCTATGATTTTGATTGTCGAGTTCACCTATGTCTCACCCCCCATTATACCTAATAATATTCTACAGTTTAAAGGAAAATCCTGCTAAAAGCAAAAAATCAGCACAGCGTTATCCCCAGGGACGACGCTGTGCCTTCAAATAATAGTCACTTTTTAATAATTAAAAACTAAACCATCTTTCGAGAACCCTTTTGATCATATCCAGCATACTGGCCTTTTTGACATCTTCGGAAACCACGAGATTTACCTCGCCTATTTTTTTACCGTCCTGCTCGGCTATTAATTTTCCAACCACTTGCCCCTTCCTGAGAGGAGCGAACAACTTATCGGGTACCTCAATCTTTGTATTTATCCCGCTTTCCTTACCTTTTTCAGTTAGAATACTCAAATCACAATCTGCAATTATATTTACCTCTTTGACCATACCCTTTTCCACAGGTATGTTTTTTTGAGCCGAGCCCTTTTTTACTATCATAACGGAATTGAAATGCCCAAAACCGTAATCTAATAATTTAACTGTTTCTTCGAAGCGCTGATTTGAGTTTTCCGCATTCAGCACCACCGATATAAGCCTGAAATCCCCTCTTCGGGCAGTGCTTGCGAAACAGTAGCCGGCCTTCTGGTGAAAACCGGTTTTAATCCCGTCGAGGCCTTCGTATTTGCCCAGTAATTTATTGGTATTGGCCAGCATTGTGGCATCGCGCTTTTTATCCGTATGTTCCAGATAATCCATCCAGACCGTGGACCATGTGAAAAATTTTGGATGCTTTACTAATTCCCTGGACATTATGGCTATATCATAGGCGCTGGTAAAATGATTCGGTTCGGACAGGCCGTGGGGATTCATGAAATTGGTATCCTGAAGGCCAAGAGCCTTAGCTTTGTCGTTCATCATTTTTACAAAGCCATCCACACTTCCTCCAATATATTCGGCAACTGCCACCGAAGCATCATTGGCAGAAGCCACGGTAATGCATTTTAATAATGTTTCCAGGGTTTGTTCTTCGCCCGGGCCCAGAAAGACCTGACTTCCGCCGGTTTTCCATGCTCTTTCACTGATTTTTATTTTGTCTGTCAGCTTGACCTTTCCAGCGTCAAGAGCTTCAAATGCCAGTAGTAATGTCATTATCTTTGTGATGCTGGCAGGTTCCAGCCTCTGGTGGGAATCCTTTTCAAAGAGTATGGTTCCTGTACCAGCATCTATAAGGATAGCTGAAGGTGATTTTATATCAGGCTGTGTTTGAGCAATGGCTGCACAATTTACGCTCAAAATAAGTAGATTAATGATTAAAAAACATATAATATAATTTTTTTTGTCCTTTAAAAACCATTTGAAACATTCCTCCCTTCATATATAGATTTTCCAACCGGGAGGAATGTTATACAGCCTGTTAGAAGGCTTCGTAGCCTTCTTCAGTTACAGTGCCATACAATAAAATAGGTTATCAACAGGCTCCTCTTTTATGACAATTGCCTCTGCCAGGTCTCTTTCCGCTTGTTTTGCATCTTCCGAAGATCTTGCATGAATTTTAATTAAGGGCTCGTTTATGTCGACAGCATCTCCGACTTTCTTTAACAATTCAAAGCCCACGGAATAGTCTATTTTATCTTCTGCTTTTAATCTGCCGGCTCCGAGTTTCATGGCACAAATACCTATTTTTTGAGCATCTATAAAATGTATGTATCCTTTTTTATAAGAATTAAACCCGCCTATAAATGGTGCCTCAGGCATAAGTTCCGGATTTGACACAACTTCGGGATTCCCACCCTGGAACTTGATCATTTGTTTGAATTTGTTTAGAGCTTCTCCGGTTTTTAATACTTGCGCAAGTTTCCGCCTGGCTTCATATAAGGTTTTTGCTTTATCCGCCAGAAGCAGCATATATGAACCCAGTGTTAGCATAGCTCCATGAGGTCATCCGGGCCCTTACCCTTCAAAGCTTCTATAACTTCCTTTATCTCCAGGGCATTTCCCACACAGTACCCCAGTGGTTGGTCCATGTTGGATATAAGAGCCACTGTTTTTTTCCCCACTATATTCCCTATCTCCACCATCACCTGTGCGAGTTCAACGGAACTTTCAAGATTTTTCATGAATGCTCCGCTGCCGGTCTTTACATCAAGGACGATGGCATCCGCTCCCCCGGCAATCTTCTTGCTCATAATGCTGCTGGCAATAAGGGGAATGCTGTCTACGGTGGCTGTCACATCTCTTAAAGCATAAAGTTTCTTGTCGGCAGGCACCAGATTCCCCGTCTGACCAACTATGGCTATTTGAATATTCTTTACTTGATCGATAAATTCCCGTCGGGTTAAACTTATTTTAAATCCCGGGATTGATTCCAGTTTATCCAGAGTCCCGCCGGTATGGCCCAAACCCCTGCCGGACATCTTGGCCACGGTCACCCCGGCTGCCGCCACCAGGGGCCCCAGCACCAGTGAAGTTTTATCCCCAACCCCACCGCTGCTGTGCTTATCTACCTTTATTCCGGGAATTTCCGAAAGATCCACCGTTTCTCCCGAATGTACCATTGCCATGGTCAGGTCTGCCATTTCCTCTGGAGTCATGCCTTTAAAAAAAACAGCCATCAGAAATGCTGATATTTGATAATCGGGTATATTTCCCCTGACAAAACCCGAAATCATAAAATTTATCTCTTCAGTGTCAAGTTCCTTTCCGTCCCTCTTTTTTAGTATAATATCATATGCCCTCACTATTTCATCCCCTTTACAATTACCCTTAAAAGTTTTTCCAGCATTTTTTCGGACTTTTTGGCTCCTTCCATCACCTCTTCATGACTTAACACATGATGACTTATGCCCGCCGCCATATTTGTAATACATGAGATGGCCAGCACTTTCATCTCACACTGCCTTGCAGCTATAACTTCCGGCACGGTGGACATGCCCACCGCATCAGCTCCAATTATCTTAAGCATCCTTATTTCTGCGGGGGTCTCATAACTGGGACCAGTCATACATGCATATACCCCTTCACGAAAGGTTATGCCCAGGGCTTTACCTGCTCTTTTTGCAATTTCAATCAACTCAGGACTGTATGCCCGGCTCATATCAATAAATCTTGGACCCATTTCTTCAGGGCCGATTAAAGGATTGTCGCCCAGAAGATTTATGTGGTCATTTATTAACATGAGGTCTCCGGACTCAAATTCATTGTTTATGCCTCCGGCGGCATTGGTAACTATCAGATTTTTTATGCCCAGTTGTTTTAAAACATATACCGGAAATACTACCTGCTTTAAATCATACCCTTCATAATAATGTATTCGCCCCTGCATCACTGCAGCGGGTACCCCTTCCAGTTCCCCGAAGACCAGTTTTCCCGCATGGCCTTTTACGGTGGATACAGGGAAATGGGGTATGCTGTCAAAACCTATCTCGATGGGATTTTTTATTAAATCCACAATGCCTCCAAGGCCGGAACCCAGGATTAAACCTACCGTAGGTCGTAGCTTTAATTGGTTCTCAATGGCTTTTACGGCTTCTTCAACTTTATTTCTCATTTACATTGCCCTCCTTATTGCACAATTATTTCTCCCGCAAAACTTTCACCAATGGGCAACCTGCCGAGTTGAAGCAGTTCCGATATGGTGGCGCCGATATCTGCAAAGGTTTTCCTTATGCCAAGGTTTTTCCCTCCGGTAAAATTATCGCATTTACTGTATGCCAGAAGGGGCGTGTATTCCCTTGAGTGGTCCGTGCTCTCCGTGGTAGGGTCACAGCCGTGATCTGCTGTGATAATCAATAAATCCCGGGGATTTATGCTTTCAATTATTTTGGGAACACTTCTATCAAAAGCTTCCAGTGCATTTTTATACCCTAAGGCATTGTTGCGG from Biomaibacter acetigenes includes these protein-coding regions:
- a CDS encoding 2-hydroxyacyl-CoA dehydratase is translated as MKKILSREQKNLPKDMFWTLGKNILGCAYYFLENKKIDGIIHVASFGCGPDSLIGELLEHRVMREYKVPFLYLTLDEHSGEAGFDTRLEAFLDILEGRKVSESNISAHG
- a CDS encoding acyl-CoA dehydratase activase-related protein; the encoded protein is MKIGIPRALFFYHYYPLWESFFKALGQEVVLSNPTNKQILKKGVEVTVDDACLPVKLFHGHVMDLAHKADTIFIPRIISIEPGEYICPKFLGLPDMIKYNLPDLPPVIDIKLDLYNKKSRILEHFFEIGKNLNKTRWEV
- a CDS encoding spore germination protein, whose protein sequence is MLLEIGLDLIRIALIHTPNALATSLGLLGAIMLGQFAVEIGLFSPETILYVAITAIGTFATPSIEFSLAVRLFRLMILILTGLFSLPGFLVGIIITLSIFISTKSINNDSYLWPLFPLDFKALSTVILRKPIPEVRSKERGNKNKKMETIGNEKYYEVYLLS
- a CDS encoding spore germination protein, translated to MAVMVDTSPSVMILPANLFNFIQHAEDYYQNPLVGTYLRWVRTLGILLSLILPPLWLVLVLNKTMLPSWLEFIGPKKAAAIPFIYTVFAP
- a CDS encoding spore germination protein, whose translation is MVDISKNLKENLNFLSEKLGVGESFDVISRPLKVAEKNAFLLFIDGLVKDQVMLRILDSLMKLKRKDLKIDDIESLIKTSIGYIEVESVSTLEEVVDNVLAGPLALLIDGENEAIIIDAREYPVRNPEEPDLERVTRGPRDGLVETVVFNTALVRRRLRDPSLRNEILKVGLRTKTDIVVSYIKDKCDPSLVENIKTKIKSIKTDDLVMAEKSLEEFILGEKLEPASTGTFYRKARCGGCTLAGGICGGHGRYFTERYDIAC
- the spoVAE gene encoding stage V sporulation protein AE, translating into MDYVMAFLIGGLICAVGQILMDATKLTPAHILVLFVTLGAVLSGLGLYQPLVEIGKAGATIPLTGFGHTLVTGVIEDVNKRGFLGIFTGGLTSAAAGITAAVVFGYLMAVLFNPKSK
- the spoVAC gene encoding stage V sporulation protein AC; the protein is MKKLTREQQDYQNFVKQKRPKPPYLKNIMMAFVVGGLICVIGQGIMNFFISRGLSPKEAGAPTSAIMVFLGAFLTGLGVYDKIGKRAGAGSIVPITGFANSIVSPAMEFKREGYVFGVAAKMFVVAGPVLVYGMCSAVIVGLIYYILKL
- a CDS encoding dodecin family protein is translated as MKEVIFYDCKSCGSGRRIKNSWQEAVENAVKDASKTIRNISGVEVLNNTANVQNGKIVEYKADVAIAFKVDGSTEA
- a CDS encoding sigma-70 family RNA polymerase sigma factor; the encoded protein is MFQIGSIGLLKAIDKFDFSYNVKFSTYAVPMIMGEIRRFLRDDRPVKVARSLKELSVKAQKAKEALTKALDREPTINELAEEINISPEELVMAMESSQAPVSLNDVAFQDDGSPIYYIDQIDVDEIHQSQWLDRIALKEALSKLSKEERQIIILRYFKDKTQMEVAKLLKITQVQVSRMEKKDSK
- the spoIIAB gene encoding anti-sigma F factor, yielding MELLNEMQLDFLSKSENEAFSRIVIAAFASQLDPTLDELADIKTAVSEAVTNSIIHGYEDKPGIIRIQAKLYDGRIEIVVQDWGKGIEDIEKARQPLWTSKPEQDRSGMGFTIMENFMDELEVESSPGSGTLVRMTKNIKDSKYSR
- the spoIIAA gene encoding anti-sigma F factor antagonist; translation: MNSTIKIIEDMMIVNLKGELDHHTSHMIKIQIENIIQKTSIKKILFNFKNVTFMDSSGVGMIIGRYKALQKIGGMVGVSNLNSQIRRIFEMSGLFSIIPCYNDEKEAMEKL
- a CDS encoding D-alanyl-D-alanine carboxypeptidase family protein; its protein translation is MSVNCAAIAQTQPDIKSPSAILIDAGTGTILFEKDSHQRLEPASITKIMTLLLAFEALDAGKVKLTDKIKISERAWKTGGSQVFLGPGEEQTLETLLKCITVASANDASVAVAEYIGGSVDGFVKMMNDKAKALGLQDTNFMNPHGLSEPNHFTSAYDIAIMSRELVKHPKFFTWSTVWMDYLEHTDKKRDATMLANTNKLLGKYEGLDGIKTGFHQKAGYCFASTARRGDFRLISVVLNAENSNQRFEETVKLLDYGFGHFNSVMIVKKGSAQKNIPVEKGMVKEVNIIADCDLSILTEKGKESGINTKIEVPDKLFAPLRKGQVVGKLIAEQDGKKIGEVNLVVSEDVKKASMLDMIKRVLERWFSF
- a CDS encoding purine-nucleoside phosphorylase codes for the protein MRNKVEEAVKAIENQLKLRPTVGLILGSGLGGIVDLIKNPIEIGFDSIPHFPVSTVKGHAGKLVFGELEGVPAAVMQGRIHYYEGYDLKQVVFPVYVLKQLGIKNLIVTNAAGGINNEFESGDLMLINDHINLLGDNPLIGPEEMGPRFIDMSRAYSPELIEIAKRAGKALGITFREGVYACMTGPSYETPAEIRMLKIIGADAVGMSTVPEVIAARQCEMKVLAISCITNMAAGISHHVLSHEEVMEGAKKSEKMLEKLLRVIVKGMK